In Phorcysia thermohydrogeniphila, the DNA window ACAGGAAAGGTTAAGCTTCCAGAAGGCGTAGAGATGGTAATGCCCGGAGACAACGTTACCTTTGAGGTAGAGCTTCTCAAGCCAGTAGCTATTGAGGAAGGGCTCAGGTTTGCTATTCGTGAAGGTGGAAAGACCGTTGGTGCTGGTGTAGTTACTGAAATTCTTGACTAATCAGAGGGGTAGGTAATGGCTCAGGATCGCATAAGAATAAAACTAACGGCTTACGACCATAGACTTCTTGATAGGTCAGTTCAGGAGATTATTGATACAGTCAAGAGGACCGGTGCTATCGTTGCCGGTCCCATCCCTCTTCCAACAAAGCGCTCAGTGTGGAGCGTTATTAGGTCTCCTCACAAGTACAAGTACTCACAGGAGCAGTTTGAGATTAGAAGACACAGAAGGCTTCTTGACATTAAGAATCCAAAGCCTCAAACCGTGGAAGCTCTTATGGACCTCAAGCTTCCCGCCGGTGTTGATGTAGAGATTAAGCTTGACTAAGTGAAGAGGTGTAAGGATGAAAGGGATTCTCGGTAGAAAAGTAGGAATGACTCAAATCTACACAGAGGACGGCAGGGCAATAGCCGTTACCGTTATAGAAGCAGGTCCTTGTGTGGTTGTTCAGAAGAAAACTCCTGAGAAGGACGGCTACTCTGCCCTGCAGCTCGGTTTTATGGAGAAGAACAAGCCTGAGGACTGGTTCCCTAAACCTCTCCTTGGCCACTTCAAGAAAGCCGGCATAAAGCCGACAAGGTGGCTGAAAGAGGTAAAGTTTGACAACGTTGACCAGTACAACGTTGGTGACAGAATAACCGTTGAAATTTTCAAGCCCGGTGAGAAGGTTGACATCACCGGAAAGTCCAAAGGTAGAGGATTTGCCGGTTACCACAAGAGGCACGGTTTCAAAGGAGGTAGGAGGTCCCACGGTTCAGACTTCCACGAGGGTCCCGGTTCTATCGGTGCATGTGCCGACCCCGGAAGGGTTCACAAGGGTAAGAGGATGGCCGGTCACTACGGAAACGAGACAGTGACCGTTAAGAACCTTGAAATCGTTGATGTGATTCCTGAGAAGAACCTTCTCCTTGTTAAGGGTGCTGTTCCCGGACACAAAGGAGGACTTGTTATAGTCAAAGGAAAGTAAGGGGTGAGAAATGGAGCTTAAGGTAGTGAATGCACAGAATCAGGAAGTTGGAACTGTTACTATAAAGGACGAGATAGCCAATGCTCCTATAAAGAGGCATGCCGTTTGGGAAACTGTTAGGTGGCAGCTTGCAAAGCGTAGGCGCGGAACTCACTCCACGAAGACCCGTGGAGAAGTAAGGGGTGGCGGTAGGAAGCCGTGGCCCCAGAAGCATACAGGTAGGGCCCGTCAGGGTTCTATCAGGGCTCCCCAGTGGGTCGGTGGTGGTGTAGCCCACGGTCCAAAGCCGAGGGATTACTACTACCCACTTCCTAAGAAGGTTAGGAAAGTAGCCCTTAGGAGCGTCGTTGCTGGAAGGCTCCGCGAAGGAAACGTTATAGTTGTTGAGGACTTCTCTTTTGAGAAGCCAAAGACAAAGCAGGCTGTAGAGTTTCTCAAGAACTTAGGCCTTGAAAACGAGAAAGTGCTCATCGTTGTTCCATCTGACCTTGACGTGAACACCTACCTTTCCTTCAGGAACCTTCCTAACGTTAAGCTCCTTCCAATTGAGGGACTCAACGTTTACGACGTCCTCTGTTACAACAAGTGCATCTTCTTTAAGTCAACCCTACCCAAGTTAGAGGAGAGGTTATCATGAGAACTCCCTATGATATAATCCTGCGCCCGATAGTTACAGAAAAGAGCGTAAGACTTGCCAACCTTGAGGTTAAGAGCTCCAAGACAAAGGAGAAGAGGAAGATAACAAAGCTCACCTTTGAAGTTGCGATGGACGCTACCAAGCCGGAGATAAAGGAAGCCGTTGAGAAGATTTTTGGCGTCAAGGTTGAGAAAGTTAACACGATGATCGTCAAGGGTAAGAGGAAGGGTATCAGGTTCTTGAGGGGCAAGAAGAGAGACTGGAAGAAGGCAATCGTTACCTTAAAGCCCGGCTACGAGATTGACCTTGAGAAACTCTAAGTGAAGGAGTAAAGAGATGGGAATTAAAAGGTTTAAGCCATACACCCCGTCAAGACGTTTTATGACGGTTTCAGACTTCTCTGAGATTACAAAGACCGAGCCCGAAAAGTCCCTTACAGTTGGTTTCGTAAGGGGAACTGGTAGGAACAATCAAGGAAGGATTACCTGTCGCCACAAAGGTGGTGGACACAAGAGACGTTACAGGATTATAGACTTTAAGCGTGACAAGATAGGTGTTCCTGCCAAGGTAGTTGCCATTGAGTACGACCCCAACAGGTCTGCAAGGATTGCCCTCCTTGTTTACGCTGACGGTGAAAAGAGGTACATCCTCTGGCCGGACGGCCTTAAAGTTGGCGATACTGTAGTATCCGGCCCTGACGCTGAAATAAAGGTTGGTAACGCTTTACCTTTAAGGAACATTCCTGTAGGTACAATCGTTCACAACGTTGAGCTCAAGCCCGGTAAGGGTGGACAGCTTGCAAGGGCTGCCGGTGCCTTTGCTCAGGTTATGGGTAAGGTTGGCGACTACGCTCAGCTGAGACTTCCATCTGGTGAGCTTCGTCTTGTTCACCTTGACTGCATGGCAACGATCGGTCAGGTCGGAAACCTTGACCACGAGAACATCGTTCTCGGTAAGGCTGGACGTTCCAGATGGCTCGGTATAAGGCCTACCGTTCGTGGTACTGCTATGAACCCAGTTGACCACCCCCACGGTGGTGGTGAGGGTAGAACCTTCGGTAAGCATCCTGTTACTCCTTGGGGTCAGCCAACCAAGGGATACAAGACGAGACGTTCCAAGAAGTACTCTGATAGGTTTATCATTAAACGTCGTAATGAGAAATAGGAGGTCTAAATGGGACGTTCACTGAAAAAGGGTCCCTACGTGAACCCTAAGATACTCAAGAAAGTTCGTAAGATGAATGAAACTGGCGAGAAGAAGGTTATCAAGGTGTGGGATAGAGCCTGCACCATCGTTCCAGAGTTCGTTGGTCACACCTTTGCCGTTTACAACGGCCAGAAGTTCATCCCCGTTTACGTTACCGAGCAGATGGTAGGTCACAAGCTTGGTGAGTTTTCCCTTACAAGAACCTTTAGAGGTCACGCTGGTCAGAAGCAGAAAGTTGCCAAGAAGAAGTAAGGAGAGGTAGGAAATGGCAGTTGAGCAGAGGGAATACTACAGAGAAGGTGAGAGGGGTTTTGAAACCCCTCAGGAAGCAAGGGCTATCTGGAGAAGGGCCAGAATGTCGGCCTCTAAGGTGAGGCTTGTGATTGATCTCATTAGAGGTAAGCACGTAGACCAAGCCCTTGCTATCTTGCAGAACTCTCCAAAGAAAGCTGCAAGGATGATAGAAAAGGTTTTAAAGAGTGCTATTGCTAACGCTGAGCAAAAAGGGCTTAACCCAGAAGAGCTCGTTGTTAGGAGGGCCTATGTTGACGAAGGTCCAACCATGAAGAGGGTTAAGCCCAGAGCTATGGGTAGGGCTAACATTATCAGAAGGAGAACCTGCCACATTACCGTTGTGGTAGGTTTACCGGAAAAAAAGTAATTCGGGGGTAAACCTTGGGACAGAAAGTACATCCTATCGGGTTTAGGCTTGGTATCACTAAGGACTGGGAGTCCAAGTGGGTAGTTAAAGAGAAGAGCAAGTACGTTCAGTTTCTCCACGAGGACATCAAAATCCGTGACATCATCAAGAAGAAGTACTACCACGCCGGTATAGCAAGGATTGATATTGAGAGAACCCTTGACAGAATTAACATCAGGATTTGGGCAGCTCGTCCCGGTCTTCTCATTGCAAGGAAGGGAGCAGAGGTTAAGGCTCTCAGGAGATACCTTGAGGACTTAACAGGAAAGAGCGTTTACATCAACATTGAAGAGGTTAAGTACCCACAGCTCAATGCTCAGCTTGTTGCTGAGAACGTTGCGCAGCAGCTAGAACGCCGTGTGGCGTTCAGGCGCGCTATGAAGAGAGTTATCGCCGATGCTATGAAGGCTGGTGCTAAGGGTATTAAAGTTCAGTGTGCCGGAAGGCTTGGCGGTGCCGACATGGCAAGGACTGAATGGTACCGTGAAGGTAGGGTACCGTTGCAGACAATTCGTGCCGACATAGATTATGGCACTGCAATTGCCAAGACCAAGTACGGTGTTATCGGCGTTAAGGTTTGGATCTACAAGGGTGATGTTTACAAGGATGAGACTGAAGAGCTCCTCAAGAAGATTGAGAAAGAAGTAAAACAGGAGATGGAGAGAGGTAGATAACCATGTTGATGCCAAAGAGGACAAAGTTCAGAAAGCAGCAGAGAGGAAGACTCAAAGGAAAGTCTTACAGGGCTAACAGGCTTGCCTTCGGCGACTTTGGCATACAGGCCTTAGAGCCTGCCTACGTTACGACTAACCAGATAGAAGCTGCAAGGGTTGCAATTACAAGGACGATGAAAAGGGGCGGTAAGGTCTGGATTAGGATATTCCCTGATAAGCCTTACACCAAGAAGCCCCTTGAAACCCGTATGGGTAAGGGTAAAGGTAACGTTGAAACGTGGGTGGCAAAGGTTCTTCCCGGCAGAATCATGTTTGAAGTTGCCGGGGTAGCCGAAGACGTTGCTATGGAAGCTTTAAGGCTTGCCATCCACAAGCTTCCTATGAAGTGCAGAATCGTTAAGAGAGAAGAAACTCCAGCTGGTGAGGAGTAAAGATGAAGAAGCTCACAGAAGAACTCAGGCAGAAGTCAACCGAAGAGCTCCAAAAGATGGTCGTTGAGCTTAAGGAGAAGCTCCTTAAGCTCAGGTTTAAGAACGCTTACGGTCAGCTTGAAAACCCTATGGAAATTAGAAAGACGAGAAAACAGATTGCCCGCATTCTTACCATCCTCAGAGAACGCGGCGTTAAGGTTTAATGGAGGATACTATGGCTAAGACCAAGAGAGTAAACAGAAGGAAGGTAAGGATTGGCGTTGTAGTTAGCGATAAGATGGACAAAACGGTAGTTGTTAGGGTTACGAGGGAATTTAGACATCCCCTCTACGGTAAGCGCGTTAAGCGCTCCAAAAAGTACATGGCACACGACGAGAACAACGAGTGCCGTATAGGCGATATTGTAAAAATCATGGAAACGAGGCCACTCTCCAAGCGTAAAAGGTGGAGAGTGGTTGAAATTATAGAGAGAGCTAAGAGGGTTGGAGAGGTAGCCGACGAAGTTCTTGATACCTCTCCGGATAACCCTTCATAACAGACTACTCCACTAAAGGAGCGGAAAGATGATTCAGGTTCAGACATACCTTAACGTTGCCGACAACACCGGAGCTAAGAGAGTCCAGTGCATTAGGGTTCTTGGCGGTTCTAACAGGAAGTATGCCTCCTTAGGAGACCAGATAGTTATTACCGTCAAGGAGGCTGCTCCTAACGCAACCGCCAAGAAGGGAGAAGTTTACAGGGCAGTTGTTGTCAGGGCTAAAAAAGAGGTAAGACGCCCTGACGGTACTTACATCAAGTTTGATGACAACGCCGTGGTTCTCCTCAACAAACAGGGAGAGCCACTGGGAACGCGTATCTTAGGTCCCGTTGCAAGGGAAGTAAGGCTTAAAGGCTTTGCTAAAATCGCCTCACTTGCTCCGGAAGTCATCTAAGGGAGGATTCTAATGGCTAAGAAGAAGTTCAAGATAAAGGCCGGCGATAAGGTTATCGTGATTGCCGGCAAGGACAAGGGAAAGGTCGGAAAGGTCTTAAAGGTCCTTCCGGAAGAAGAGAGGGTTATTGTTGAGGGCGTTAGGATAGTTAAGAAGCACTTAAAGCCAAGCCCTAAGTATCCAGAGGGTGGAATTATTGAGAAAGAAGCTCCTATCCACATCAGCAACGTTATGCTCGTTGACCCTAAAACTGGAAAGCCGACAAGGGTCGGCATAAAAATCGTTGACGGTAAGAAGTACAGGTACGCCAAGCGTTCTGGCGAGATAATTGACGAAATCAGCAAACCCCAGAAGGCGGGTCGGTAATCCGCTAACAAAGGAGGTATTATGGCAGAAGAGAAGTACGTTCCAAGGCTAAAGAAGAAGTATCAAGAAGAGGTAGTTCCGGCACTTATGAAGAAGTTTGGCTATAAGAACATTATGGAAGTGCCGAAGATTGAAAAAATCGTTGTAAACATGGGTGTTGGCGAGGCCGTTCAGAACATAAGGGCTCTTGAGAACGCAATGAACGACCTCGCCCTCATTACAGGGCAGAAGCCTTCCGTTAGGAGGGCGAAGAGATCTGAAGCCGGATTTAAGCTCCGTAAAGGTATGCCCATCGGAGCTAAGGTTACCCTCAGAAGGGACAGGATGTGGGATTTCCTTGATAGGCTCATCTCAATAGCCCTTCCGAGGGTGAGGGACTTTAAAGGTCTCTCTCCTAAGTCCTTTGACGGTAGGGGTAACTACAACTTCGGTCTTGAGGAGCAAACCGTCTTCCCCGAAATTGACTACGACAAGGTTGACAAGATTAGGGGAATGAACATTACTATCGTTACGACTGCTGAGACCGATGAAGAGGCTAAAGCTCTCTTGGAACTTCTTGGCTTCCCATTCAGGAAGTAACTTTTAGGGAGGAACTATGGCAAGGAAAGCGTTAATCGTTAAGGCTCAGAGAGAGCCAAAGTTTAAGGTTAGAAAGTACAACAGGTGTCCCCTCTGTGGACGTCCGAGGGGATTTATAAGGGCCTTTGGTATGTGCAGGCTTTGCTTCAGGACTCTTGCCCTTCAGGGTAAGATTCCCGGAGTTAGAAAGGCAAGCTGGTAAAACTTCATTTGGAGAGGTAGAGCGGCCATGATGATAGATACGGTAGCAGATTTCCTTACGAGGATAAGGAACGCAAACCTTGTTTACCACGAGTATACAGATGCTCCTTACTCAAAGGTTAACGAGGCTATCGCAAAGATTCTTAAGGAAGAAGGTTTTATAAAAGATTACGAGATAAGGGAAGAGCCCTTTAAGAGGGCTAAGAACCCTGAGAACAAGAAGAAGGTATTAAGGATTTACCTCAAGTACGGTCCAAACAAGGAAAGGGTTATCAACGAGATTAAAAGGGTTTCTAAGCCCGGTCGTAGAATTTACGTTGGCAAGGATGAGATTCCTCTCGTAAAGGCTGGACTTGGAGTTGTTATTCTCTCCACGAACAAGGGAATCATTCCCGGCTATAAGGCCAGAAAGCTTGGAGTTGGTGGAGAGGTTCTCTGTTACGTCTGGTAAAACCATTAAAGGAGTGGAGAGATGTCAAGAGTAGGAAGAATGCCCGTTGAGATACCGGAAGGCGTTACAGTTGAGGTTAAACCGGGTAACCACGTAATTGTAAAAGGACCTAAGGGACAGCTTGAGTATACTTTCAATCCAAAGCTCACAATAAGGGTTGAGGACAACAAAGTTATCGTTGAGAGACCTAACGACGACAAGCAGATGAGAGCTCTCCACGGAACTACGAGAGCTCTCATCAACAACATGGTTATCGGTGTTTCTAAAGGTTTTGAGAAGGTTCTTGAAGTTAAAGGTCTCGGTTACAGGGCTTTCGTTAAGGGTGATACTTTGGAGCTCCACCTTGGATTCTCCCACCCTGTCCTCTACAAGATCCCTGAGGGTATTCAGATTGAAGTTGACAGGGAAAACAACATTTACGTTCGCGGAATAGACAAACAAAAAGTTGGACAGGTTGCTGCTGAGATTCGTTCCTTTAGACCTCCAGAGCCTTACAAGGGTAAGGGTATCAGGTATAGAGGCGAGAGAATTATTCTCAAGGCTGGTAAATCTGCCAAGAAGTAACTGAAAGGGGAGAAGAGATGGCGAAGCTAACAAGGAGAGAGAGAATACGTAAAAGGCATATGAGGGTAAGGAAGAAAGTCTTTGGAACTCCTGAAAGGCCAAGGCTTGCTGTTTACAAAAGTTTAAAGCACATCTACGCTCAGATCATTGACGACACAAAGGGCGTTACTCTTGTAGCTGCTTCTACCCTTGACAAGGAGATTAGGCCTCGTATGCCTGAGCTTACAAAGACACAGGAGGCCTACGAGGTAGGAAAGCTTATTGCAAAGAGAGCCCTTGAAAAGGGCATCAAGAAGGTTGTCTTTGACAGGGGCGGTTTCATCTATCACGGTAGGATTAAAGCCCTTGCAGAAGGTGCAAGGGAAGGTGGACTTGAATTCTAAGGAGGTAGTTGATGGCTGAGAGGGTAAGACCTGAAGGGCTTGAGCTTAAGGAGAGGCTTGTTCATATCAACAGGAACGCAAAAGTTGTTACCGGTGGTAGGAAGTTTAGTTTTACGGCCTTTGTCGTAGTTGGCGATGGAAAAGGTGTCGTAGGCTTTGGTAGAGGTAAAGCTGCTGAAGTTCCAGATGCCATCAGAAAGGCCGTTGAAGACGCCAAGAAGAACCTCATAAGGGTTCCTGTTGTTGATGGAACAATTCCCTTTGAGGTTGAGGCAAAGTTTGGCGCTTCCAAAGTAATAATGAGGCCTGCTGCTCCCGGTACTGGAGTTATCGCTTCTGCTCCAGTTCGTGCTGTTCTTGAGTCCGCTGGAATAACAGACGTTCTTACGAAGGTTATCGGTTCTACAAATCCCCATACAGTTGTAAGGGCGGTGCTTAAGGGACTGGAACAGCTTAAAACTCCTGAGGAGTTTGCAAGACTCCGCGGTGTTCCTGTTGAGGAGCTTAGGAAGCGCTGGAAGCTCCCCGGTAGGAAGGTAACGAAGGAAGGTGAAATCATCAGGAGGTAACCATGGCTAAGGTTAAGATAACCCTCATTAGAGGTCTTGCTGGAAAGAGCAGAAGAAAGAGGGCTACCCTTGAGGCCCTCGGTCTTCGCAAGAGGGGTGCTACTACAGTTAAGGAGCTTAACCCTGCTATACAGGGTATGATTGAGAAAGTTAAAGAGCTTGTAAAAGTTGAACCTGTGGAGGAGTAAAATGGAGCTCAGGTTAGATAACTTAAGACCAAACCCCGGTGCTGTAAGGGAGAAGAAGAGAGTAGGTAGAGGTCACGGTTCTGGCCACGGTAAGACTTCCGGAAGGGGTCAGAAGGGGCAGAAGGCCCGTTCTGGATGGAAGGGAGGAACAAGACCCGGATTTGAGGGTGGACAGACTCCTCTATATATGAGGTTCCCCAAGAGGGGATTCTCCAACGCTCCATTTAAGAAGGAGTACGCCATCGTTAACGTTAAGGACTTAGAGGAGAGGTTTGAGGACGGCGCTGTTATCACCCCTGAGGTTTTAAGGGAAGCTGGCCTTGTTAAGAAGAAGCTCCCTGTGAAAATCCTTGGGGACGGTGAGCTTACCAAGAAGTTTACTGTTAAGGCTCACAAGTTCTCTGCTTCTGCTAAGGCCAAGATTGAGGCTGCCGGGGGCACCTGCGAGGAGATAGAATGAACCTTTCAAAGATTCTCGCCAACGTAACGGAAGTCCCTGAGCTTAGAAAACGTTTTATCTTCACGATGTTGCTCCTAGCCGTTTACAGGCTGGGAGCTCATATTCCTACTCCCGGAATAGACGTTTTAGCCCTTTCTGAATTTTTTAAGAAGGCACAGGGGACTGTTTTTGGTTTTATGGACGTATTTTCTGGAGGAGCTCTAAGCAAACTAACGATATTTGCCCTCGGCGTTATGCCCTACATTAGTTCCGCTATTATTATGCAGCTTCTGACCGTTGCGGTTCCCTCCATTGAAAGGTTGGCAAAAGAGGAGGGAGAGTACGGTAGGAGAAAAATTAACCAGTATACCCGTTACGGGGCTGTCCTTTTAGCTTTTATACAGGCCTTAGGTATTGCTATCGGTCTTCAGTCTATGAAGAGTCCGACAGGTGTTCCAGTTGTTCCCAATCCCGGTTTTACCTTTATTTTTGTCTGTGTTACCTGCCTTACTGCCGGTGCAACTTTCTTAATGTGGCTTGGTGAGAAGATAACGGAAAGGGGCATCGGTAACGGTATGTCAATTCTTATCTTTGCTGGAATCGTCTCTCGCATTCCCAACGCTGTTTTTACTATGTTCACAATGCTAAAAAACGGCGATATGACCCTTTTTAAGGCCATAGGTGTTGTCGTAATCATCCTTGCCATGATTGCGGCCATTGTCTACATACAGGAGGCCGAAAGGCGCGTTCCCCTCCACTATGCAAGGAGAATTGTCGGCACTCTCTCTGTTGGAAGTTATGCAAGCTACCTTCCTATAAAGCTGAATCCAGCTGGCGTTATCCCGATTATCTTTGCAGCTTCTGTTCTCATGTTCCCAGCAACCATCGTTAAGTTTATCCACCACCCAATTGCTCAGGCAATCTACGACTTTCTACAGCCGGGAAGTCCTGTTTACCTTGCTGTTTACGGAGCTCTCATTTTTTTCTTCACTTACTTCTACACTGCCGTTATCTTTAACCCGGAAGAAATTGCCGAAAACCTAAACAAGCACGGCGGTTTCATTCCCGGAGTAAGGGCTGGTAGCGATACGGCCAAGTACCTTGACAGGATAGTTTCAAGGCTAACCTTTGCCGGAGCAGTTTTCCTAACCCTTGTGGCGATTATTCCCCTTGTCATTACTCAAAAGATGCAGCTTCCCTTCTACTTTGGAGGAACTGCGATTCTCATCGTTGTAGGGGTCGCCCTTGATACCCTGAGGAGAATGGAGGCTTACGCTCTTACCCTTTCCTACGAAGGTTTCTTAGGAAGACGCAGGCGTAGGATGAAACTTGGTGCTGGAGGTGCAAAGTGATAAAGGTCGTTTTTTTAGGACCTCCCGGAGCAGGTAAAGGAACTCAGGCAGTTAGAATAGCGGAAAAGTACAACGTTCCCCATATCTCAACTGGAGATATCCTGAGAGCAGCTGTTAAGGAGGGAACAGAGCTCGGGAAACTTGCAAAATCCTACATGGACAGGGGAGAGCTCGTCCCCGATGAGGTCATCATCGGAATCATTAGGGAAAGGCTCTCTCAGCCCGACGTAAAGGAGAGGGGTTTTATCCTTGATGGATTCCCAAGAACGATAGCTCAGGCCGAAGCCCTTGATGAGTTGCTCAAAGAGCTCCAGCTCCCCCTTGACAAAGTTATCTACCTAAATGTTGACGATGAAGAAATAGTTAAGAGGCTCTTGGCTCGTGGAAGGGCTGATGATACAGAGGACGTTATAAGGAACAGGCTTAAGGTTTACAGAGAGCAGACTGCTCCTCTTGTTGACTACTACACTGAGAAAGGCCTCCTTGTGGAAATCTGCGGCGTTGGCGAAATTGAAGAGATTACAAAGAAAATTGAGGAGAGTTTAGGGTTAAATGATTAAGACTCTCAGAAGAACGAAGCACGGCATAATCCTTAAAACTCCGGATGAGATAGCGAAGCTCCGGACTGCCGCCGCGACGACTATGGAGATACTCTTAAAAATTGCAGAGCAAATAGCTCCGGGGATGACGGGGCTTGACGTTGATAAGCTTGCAAGGAGCTACTGCAAGGAGTACGGCGTTAAGCCTGCATTCCTCGGTTACGGTGGCTTTCCGGGAGCTATCTGCGTTTCCGTTAACGAGGAGGTCGTTCACGGCCTTCCAACAAAGAACAAAGTATTCAAGGAAGGAGACATAGTAAGTCTTGACTTTGGGGCGGTAGTTGACGGCTGGATAGGCGACGTTGCCGTAACTGTCCCCGTTGGAAAAATCTCTGAAAGGGCTCAAAAACTCATAGACGTTACCAGAGAGTCCCTCTACAAAGGTATAGAAGCTGCTAAAGCAGGTGGAAAGCTCATAGACATTTCAAGGGCTATCCAGAAGTACGTAGAGTCCCACGGCTTTAACGTAACTCGCGGTTACGCGGGACATGGTATTGGCCGTTCCCTCCACGAAGAGCCCCAGATTACCAATTACGTTTATAAGGGATACCCGGATATAACCTTAGAGCCGGGTATGACTTTTGCTATTGAGCCGATGGTTAACGAGGGAACGGGGAAAGTGAAGGTGAAG includes these proteins:
- the rpsE gene encoding 30S ribosomal protein S5, whose product is MAERVRPEGLELKERLVHINRNAKVVTGGRKFSFTAFVVVGDGKGVVGFGRGKAAEVPDAIRKAVEDAKKNLIRVPVVDGTIPFEVEAKFGASKVIMRPAAPGTGVIASAPVRAVLESAGITDVLTKVIGSTNPHTVVRAVLKGLEQLKTPEEFARLRGVPVEELRKRWKLPGRKVTKEGEIIRR
- the rpmD gene encoding 50S ribosomal protein L30, with translation MAKVKITLIRGLAGKSRRKRATLEALGLRKRGATTVKELNPAIQGMIEKVKELVKVEPVEE
- the rplO gene encoding 50S ribosomal protein L15, which produces MELRLDNLRPNPGAVREKKRVGRGHGSGHGKTSGRGQKGQKARSGWKGGTRPGFEGGQTPLYMRFPKRGFSNAPFKKEYAIVNVKDLEERFEDGAVITPEVLREAGLVKKKLPVKILGDGELTKKFTVKAHKFSASAKAKIEAAGGTCEEIE
- the secY gene encoding preprotein translocase subunit SecY; translation: MNLSKILANVTEVPELRKRFIFTMLLLAVYRLGAHIPTPGIDVLALSEFFKKAQGTVFGFMDVFSGGALSKLTIFALGVMPYISSAIIMQLLTVAVPSIERLAKEEGEYGRRKINQYTRYGAVLLAFIQALGIAIGLQSMKSPTGVPVVPNPGFTFIFVCVTCLTAGATFLMWLGEKITERGIGNGMSILIFAGIVSRIPNAVFTMFTMLKNGDMTLFKAIGVVVIILAMIAAIVYIQEAERRVPLHYARRIVGTLSVGSYASYLPIKLNPAGVIPIIFAASVLMFPATIVKFIHHPIAQAIYDFLQPGSPVYLAVYGALIFFFTYFYTAVIFNPEEIAENLNKHGGFIPGVRAGSDTAKYLDRIVSRLTFAGAVFLTLVAIIPLVITQKMQLPFYFGGTAILIVVGVALDTLRRMEAYALTLSYEGFLGRRRRRMKLGAGGAK
- a CDS encoding adenylate kinase; translation: MIKVVFLGPPGAGKGTQAVRIAEKYNVPHISTGDILRAAVKEGTELGKLAKSYMDRGELVPDEVIIGIIRERLSQPDVKERGFILDGFPRTIAQAEALDELLKELQLPLDKVIYLNVDDEEIVKRLLARGRADDTEDVIRNRLKVYREQTAPLVDYYTEKGLLVEICGVGEIEEITKKIEESLGLND
- the map gene encoding type I methionyl aminopeptidase, whose product is MIKTLRRTKHGIILKTPDEIAKLRTAAATTMEILLKIAEQIAPGMTGLDVDKLARSYCKEYGVKPAFLGYGGFPGAICVSVNEEVVHGLPTKNKVFKEGDIVSLDFGAVVDGWIGDVAVTVPVGKISERAQKLIDVTRESLYKGIEAAKAGGKLIDISRAIQKYVESHGFNVTRGYAGHGIGRSLHEEPQITNYVYKGYPDITLEPGMTFAIEPMVNEGTGKVKVKRDRWTVVTKDGKLSAHFEHDIAITEEGTIIMSAI